Proteins from one Setaria italica strain Yugu1 chromosome V, Setaria_italica_v2.0, whole genome shotgun sequence genomic window:
- the LOC101780296 gene encoding germin-like protein 5-1: MARPSSSLFLGAAVAVALAVLAAAPSALAADPDPLQDLCVADLNSEVKVNGFPCKANATADDFISSVLAKPGVINNTVGSVATGATVERVPGLNTLGVSLARIDYAPGGLNPPHTHPRATELLFVLYGTLDVGFITTANKLFAKTISQGDFVVFPRGLVHFQRNAGDEPAAAISAFNSQLPGTQVIAMTLFGASPEVPDEVLAKAFQISAEEVDKIKAKFAP, encoded by the exons ATGGCCCGGCCTTCCTCGTCCCTGTTTCTTGGAGCGGCGGTTGCGGTGGCGCTTGCGGTCCTTGCCGCCGCGCCGTCAGCGCTCGCCGCGGACCCGGACCCGCTCCAGGACCTCTGCGTCGCCGACCTCAACTCCG AGGTGAAGGTGAACGGGTTCCCGTGCAAGGCGAACGCCACCGCCGACGATTTCATCTCCAGCGTCCTCGCCAAGCCCGGCGTCATCAACAACACCGTGGGCTCCGTCGCCACGGGCGCCACCGTCGAGAGGGTCCCAGGGCTCAACACGCTCGGCGTGTCGCTCGCCCGCATCGACTACGCCCCGGGGGGTCTCAACCCGCCGCACACGCACCCGCGCGCCACCGAGCTCCTCTTCGTCCTCTACGGCACGCTCGACGTCGGCTTCATCACcacggcaaacaagctcttcgccaaGACCATCTCCCAGGGCGACTTCGTCGTGTTCCCGCGCGGCCTCGTGCACTTCCAGAGGAACGCCGGcgacgagcccgccgccgccatctcggcCTTCAACAGCCAGCTCCCCGGCACGCAGGTCATCGCCATGACGCTCTTCGGGGCCTCGCCCGAGGTGCCCGACGAAGTTCTCGCCAAGGCCTTCCAGATCAGCgccgaggaggtggacaagATCAAGGCCAAGTTCGCGCCCTAG
- the LOC111257215 gene encoding heavy metal-associated isoprenylated plant protein 2-like: MSKKIVIRADLIGSSCKMAILSTVAKLEGIKSMDIDAENCTLTVVGTVDPVAIVLELKKACLAAVIIGVEDDKPKEPETKPEEEDDDDPCHCVEACDCKKGCVPGCNCSACVLPNCCYYGTFRHAPYGYGWYW, from the exons ATGTCTAAG AAGATAGTGATCAGAGCTGATCTCATCGGCAGCAGCTGCAAGATGGCCATCTTGTCGACCGTCGCCAAGCTAGAAG GAATCAAGTCCATGGACATCGACGCCGAGAACTGCACGCTGACGGTGGTCGGGACTGTGGACCCGGTGGCCATCGTGCTAGAGCTCAAGAAGGCGTGCCTGGCGGCGGTGATCATCGGCGTCGAGGACGACAAGCCGAAGGAGCCCGAGACgaagccggaggaggaggacgacgacgatccCTGCCACTGCGTCGAGGCCTGCGACTGCAAGAAGGGGTGCGTGCCTGGATGCAACTGCTCGGCATGCGTGCTCCCGAACTGCTGCTACTACGGAACATTCAGGCATGCGCCGTATGGTTATGGCTGGTACTGGTAG